CACCGGGGTCGTCCCGGAACCGCATCCAGGCGTAGATCTCGGGCGGCCCGACCTTGTCCGGGTCCGGGGAGTAGGCGCCGTCGACGATGCGCAGGTCGCGCCCGGTCACGCGCATGTCATAGGGCTCGGCGTCCTCGGGTCCCGGCACCTTCGGCATCTCCTGCTGGCCCCGGATGACGTCGCGGGCCCCGGAGTCGGCGAGGAACAGGCCCGGGGCCCGCAGCACGCCGTCCTGGTAGGTGCGCACCTCGACCGTCGAGAACGTCCGGCCCCTCCTCAGCACCTCGACGTGGAACTCGAGCGGGGCGTCGAACGACGCCGACTTGGGATAGGTCATGAACGCCGAGGTGACCCGCTGGCCGGGGACGCTCTTGGACGCGGCGACGATGGCCTGGGCCAGCATCTGGCTGCCCTCGACCACGTTGCGGGGCGTGGGGTAGGCCGGGCCCGAGAAGCGCCCCTCCCCGCCCGGCTGCACGTCGACCAGTCGCAGGAGGTCGGCTGCGTCCCCCCACGCCGGGAAGCGGTGGACCGAGACGGCGCCGTCGGGCCAGTCGTCGACGAGCTCGACGCGGACCCGGTCCTCGTAGAAGCACAGGTGGTCCCGGATGGCCTCCGTCTCCGGCAGCGGGGTGGGGTAGGCCCAGACCACGTTCTCGAGGGGCGGGTCGGACGCGGTCAGCGTCCAGTACTCGGCCTCCCCCTTGAACGGGCAGATGGTGTGGTGGTCGGTGGCGCTGAACAGGTCCAGGCGCACGTCCGCCTTCGGGAAGTACATCCGCAGCAGGTGGTCCTGCTCGTCGACCACCAGGCACGAGTCGCTCTCGGCGAGCAGGACGTCACCGAGCCACGCCCGCACCCGGCGCCGCTGGGGAACCACGTCGATGCGGTAGTCCGGGCGGCGCAGCCACGCCGACTCGAATTCAGCCATTTCCCCTCCTCGCCGGCAGGCTACTGACGATCAGACGTCGGCGCCCGCCCCGAATACGGACCGGTGGACGTACTCGGAGAGGCCGTCGACCAGCTCCTCCTCGGACAGGATCAGCTCGCCGCGCAGCACCGAGCGGTTCGAACCCTCGATCAGGGCGTAGATGCACAGGGCGGCGATCATCGGGTCGAACCCGCTGGCGCCGGCGGCCCGGATGCGGTCGGCCCACGCCGCCAGGGCCCGGCCCTGGTCGCGCAGCGCCGCCCGTCCGGCCCGGCTGTCCTCCTCGTCGCTCAGCGCCTCGGTCAGCGCCTGGAACACGGCGCCGTGGCGCTGGAGGGCGGCGCACACGCCGGTGATCCACTCGCGGATGGCGGAGAACCCGGCCGCACCAGGCTCGAGGGGCGGCATGGCCTCGGCCACGGCGCGGAACTCGGCGCCCACGTCCTCGTACACCGCGGCGAGCAGGTCGTCCTTGTCGGAGAAGTACACGTACACGGTCCCGTGGGCCGTGCCGGCCCGCTTGGCGATCCGCGCCATGCGCGCCCCGTGCCACCCGTAGGCGGCAAACTCGGTCACCGCCGCGTCCAGCAGCTTGGCCAGCGTGCGCCGGCCGTGGGCCCGGGTGGACCGGGAGTCGAGGGTCCGCG
This sequence is a window from Acidimicrobiales bacterium. Protein-coding genes within it:
- a CDS encoding DUF427 domain-containing protein, with product MAEFESAWLRRPDYRIDVVPQRRRVRAWLGDVLLAESDSCLVVDEQDHLLRMYFPKADVRLDLFSATDHHTICPFKGEAEYWTLTASDPPLENVVWAYPTPLPETEAIRDHLCFYEDRVRVELVDDWPDGAVSVHRFPAWGDAADLLRLVDVQPGGEGRFSGPAYPTPRNVVEGSQMLAQAIVAASKSVPGQRVTSAFMTYPKSASFDAPLEFHVEVLRRGRTFSTVEVRTYQDGVLRAPGLFLADSGARDVIRGQQEMPKVPGPEDAEPYDMRVTGRDLRIVDGAYSPDPDKVGPPEIYAWMRFRDDPGEQHLRDALLAQATGHWTIGAAMLPHPGFGEADAHVTLSTGIMSISIAFHDEAPLDQWFLYANPAIHAGGGLAQGDGRVFSQDGRLMASYSVQAMIRKFDQAPSTMGLDESNAM
- a CDS encoding TetR/AcrR family transcriptional regulator — its product is MSAGEPTGEPWARTLDSRSTRAHGRRTLAKLLDAAVTEFAAYGWHGARMARIAKRAGTAHGTVYVYFSDKDDLLAAVYEDVGAEFRAVAEAMPPLEPGAAGFSAIREWITGVCAALQRHGAVFQALTEALSDEEDSRAGRAALRDQGRALAAWADRIRAAGASGFDPMIAALCIYALIEGSNRSVLRGELILSEEELVDGLSEYVHRSVFGAGADV